A portion of the Melanotaenia boesemani isolate fMelBoe1 chromosome 2, fMelBoe1.pri, whole genome shotgun sequence genome contains these proteins:
- the spag9a gene encoding sperm associated antigen 9a isoform X5 encodes MELEDGVVYQDDPGTSAMMSERVSGLANSIYREFERLIGKYDEDVVKELMPLVVAVLENLDSVFAENQEHEVELELLKEDNEQLITQYEREKALRKHAEEKFIEFEDTHEQEKKDLQNHVDRMESHSRQLELKIKNYADQIGRLEEREVELKKEYNSLHQRHSEMIHNYMEHVERIKMQQISETSESGAVGRVRRERPLSLGIFPSSGGASLIIPDSHARAETPGTEGWRFTDPSQPHSNTSLKQLDFVDPPKEREGKSAQDSTWGNSLADDCKEELSDFTGSKSATPMSTTASDMEKEDGNSKSTEVQAAPGTRSISVGLPEKEDSADVQDIIESTPELDMDLIGYKPHSTPTKGIENMAFDRNTDSLFEELSSAGTGLIGDVDEGADLLGMGREVENLIQENSQLLETKNALNVVNKDLILKVDELTCEKEMLEGELEAVQQAKTKLEERNRELDEELKKVRLEVEEVRQKNKDEEDGDVPTAQRKRFTRVEMARVLMERNQYKERLMELQEAVRWTEMIRASRENPALTEKKKSSIWQFFSRLFSSSSAQTMKKVDSQSNMKYNAPGSLVKRSSTFSQFPTEKSKIFDFVNEGTEQCSSPSRKEQKKAQYRQVKAHMQKEDGRVTIHGWSLPNKNKVANGGQVENKMNLPVPVYLRPLDQSDASMKLWCAAGVNTSGGRTVYSSELTKQTKGSHSSLDQLEQDNKDQEKAEKELIIQDEMSSRVWVCMSTHSSTKVVVVDATQPSDQLDSFYACNTHVVCIASVPGVLDTDYPAGEEVPQDLEACQGDGVSLAGSVASVGSTGSDGAMTAEGVTAVPQTASSGVTDLPAEHSTMSGPVELSRETSPAEDGVPTAEEATEATEANTGVGDDGEEDQGVDLNQPGIYTEHVFTDPLGVGPTDSAPVETPRGSGQDGVTSLPEDLDMSEGDVLRMSSALPTMWLGAQNGCLYVHSSVARWRKCLHAIKLKDSILGIVHVKGRVLVALADGTLAIFHRGIDGQWDLTNYHLLDLGRPHHSIRCMTVVHDKVWCGYRNKIYVIQPKAMRIEKSFDAHPRKESQVRQLAWVGDGIWVSIRLDSTLRLFHAHTYQHLQDVDIEPYVSKMLGTGKLGFSFVRITALVVSCNRLWVGTGNGVIISIPLSEANKTMGIMPNRPGSAVRVYSDDTSDCGMPGSFVPYCSMAHAQLCFHGHRDAVKFFVTVPGQAMPPPGSADSGSDDPASESSDTATSEPKTYLVMSGGEGYIDFRIGDESSELDGLSESTGSQQSAPTKAERSHLIVWQVTATQD; translated from the exons ATGGAGCTAGAAGACGGAGTTGTGTACCAGGACGACCCGGGGACATCAGCGATGATGTCTGAGCGGGTATCGGGCCTGGCCAACTCCATCTACCGCGAGTTCGAGAGGCTTATCGGCAAATACGACGAGGATGTTGTGAAGGAGCTGATGCCGCTAGTTGTGGCCGTGCTGGAGAACCTGGACTCAGTGTTCGCGGAGAACCAGGAGCACGAAGTGGAGCTGGAGCTCCTGAAAGAGGACAACGAGCAGCTCATCACCCAGTACGAGCGGGAGAAAGCGCTGAGGAAACACGCGGAGGAG AAGTTCATAGAGTTTGAAGACACTCATGAACAAGAGAAGAAGGACCTGCAGAACCATGTGGACAGAATGGAGTCTCACTCTCGGCAGCTTGAACTCAAGATCAAGAACTACGCAGACCAGA TCGGCAGGTTAGAAGAACGCGAGGTGGAGCTCAAGAAGGAGTACAACTCCCTCCATCAGCGACACTCAGAG ATGATCCATAACTACATGGAGCATGTTGAGAGGATCAAAATGCAGCAGATAAGTGAGACTTCAGAGTCTGGTGCGGTCGGCCGAGTCAG GAGAGAGCGACCTCTTTCTTTAGGGATTTTCCCTTCATCTGGGGGGGCGTCGCTCATAATCCCAGATTCCCACGCTAGAGCAGAGACTCCGGGCACAGAGGGCTGGAGGTTCACGGATCCATCACAGCCACATTCCAACACTAGTCTCAAG CAGTTGGACTTTGTGGACCCCCCAAAGGAAAGGGAGGGTAAAAGTGCGCAGGACTCTACTTGGGGGAATTCACTGGCAGACGACTGCAAG GAGGAGCTATCAGACTTCACTGGCTCCAAGTCTGCAACACCAATGTCCACCACTGCCTCAGACATGGAGAAGGAGGATGGGAACAGTAAGAGCACGGAAGTGCAGGCCGCGCCCGGGACCAGATCCATATCTGTGG GTTTGCCTGAAAAAGAGGACAGTGCAGATGTTCAGGACATCATTGAGTCCACTCCTGAACTGGACATGGATCTAATTGGGTATAAACCCCACAG taCTCCCACTAAAGGCATTGAGAACATGGCATTTGACCGCAACACAGACTCTCTTTTTGAGGAGCTGTCGTCTGCAGGCACTGGGCTCATTGGGGATGTGGATGAAGGGGCCGATCTTCTAG GAATGGGTCGGGAGGTTGAAAATCTAATTCAGGAGAATTCACAACTTCTTGAGACAAA GAATGCGTTGAATGTGGTGAATAAAGACTTGATCCTGAAGGTGGATGAGTTGACCTGTGAGAAAGAGATGTTGGAGGGGGAGCTGGAGGCTGTGCAACAGGCCAAAACCAAGCTGGAGGAAAGAAACAGAGAGCTGGATGAAGAACTCAAAAA agtgcGATTAGAGGTGGAGGAagtgagacagaaaaacaaagatgaagaagat GGTGACGTACCGACAGCTCAGAGGAAACGCTTCACCAGAGTGGAAATGGCCAGAGTGTTGATGGAGAGGAATCAGTACAAGGAGCGGCTGATGGAGCTACAAGAAGCTGTGCGGTGGACTGAGATGATCAG GGCTtcaagagaaaatccagctctcacagaaaaaaagaaatccagcaTCTGGCAGTT CTTCAGCAGACTCTTTAGCTCCTCCAGTGCCCAAACCATGAAAAAAGTGGACTCCCAGTCCAACATGAAGTACAACGCTCCAGGCAGCCTGGTAAAGAGGAGCAGCACCTTCTCCCAGTTCCCCACAGAGAAGTCTAAGATTTTTGACTTCGTCAATGAAGG AACGGAACAGTGCAGCTCACCATCACGTAAGGAGCAGAAAAAAGCCCAGTATCGACAGGTCAAGGCCCACATGCAGAAGGAGGATGGACGGGTCACTATACATGGCTGGAGCCTGCCCAACAAAAACAAG GTGGCAAATGGAGGGCAGGTGGAAAACAAGATGAACCTACCAGTACCAGTTTACTTGAGACCTCTGGACCAAAGTGATGCTTCTATGAAG CTATGGTGTGCTGCAGGGGTCAACACGTCTGGAGGTCGGACAGTTTACTCTTCAGAGCTCACCAAGCAGACAAAGGGCTCTCACAGTAGCCTGGACCAGCTGGAACAAGACAATAAG GACCAGGAGAAAGCAGAGAAGGAGCTGATCATTCAGGATGAGATGTCTAGTAGAGTGTGGGTGTGCATGAGTACCCACTCCTCCACTAAGGTTGTGGTGGTAGACGCCACTCAGCCCTCGGACCAGCTTGACAGCTTCTACGCCTGCAATACACACGTTGTCTGCATTGCCAGTGTGCCAG GTGTGTTGGATACAGATTATCCAGCAGGGGAGGAGGTTCCCCAAGACCTGGAGGCTTGCCAAGGTGATGGTGTGTCACTGGCCGGCAGTGTGGCTAGTGTGGGCTCAACAGGCAGCGATGGTGCCATGACAGCAGAGGGTGTCACCGCCGTCCCTCAGACAGCCAGCTCAGGGGTCACTGACCTGCCAGCTGAGCACAGCACCATGTCAGGCCCAG TTGAGCTGTCCAGAGAGACCAGTCCAGCAGAAGACGGAGTTCCTACAGCAGAAGAGGCGACTGAAGCAACAGAGGCTAACACTGGTGTAGGcgatgatggagaggaggatCAGGGAGTCGATTTGAACCAGCCAGGGATCTACACTGAGCATGTGTTCACCGACCCGCTGGGTGTAGGCCCCACTGACTCAGCTCCTGTGGAAACACCGAG GGGATCTGGACAGGATGGTGTGACTTCCCTGCCAGAAGACTTGGACATGTCAGAGGGGGACGTCCTGAGGATGAGCAGCGCACTCCCAACCATGTGGCTGGGAGCTCAGAATGGATG TCTGTACGTGCACTCGTCTGTGGCTCGATGGAGAAAGTGTCTccatgccatcaagctgaaagACTCAATCCTCGGCATAGT ACACGTGAAAGGAAGGGTTTTGGTAGCTTTGGCTGATGGGACATTAGCGATTTTCCACAGAGGCATTG ACGGCCAGTGGGATCTCACGAACTATCACCTGTTGGATCTGGGCCGGCCCCATCACTCTATCCGCTGTATGACAGTGGTCCACGACAAAGTGTGGTGCGGCTACAGAAACAAGATCTATGTCATCCAGCCCAAAGCCATGAGGATAGAG AAGTCATTTGATGCTCATCCTCGTAAGGAGAGTCAGGTGCGTCAGCTGGCCTGGGTGGGAGACGGCATCTGGGTGTCTATCCGACTGGATTCTACTCTACGTTTGTTTCACGCACACACCTACCAGCACCTGCAAGATGTGGATATTGAGccctacgtcagcaagatgctGG GTACTGGTAAActgggtttttcttttgtgagaATCACAGCTTTGGTAGTATCCTGCAACCGACTGTGGGTGGGGACTGGAAATGGAGTCATCATCTCCATCCCACTGTCTGAAG CTAACAAGACAATGGGAATCATGCCAAATCGCCCTGGCAGTGCTGTACGGGTCTACAGTGATGACACTTCAGACTGCGGCATGCCAGGCAGCTTCGTGCCATACTGCTCCATGGCCCACGCCCAGTTGTGTTTCCATGGACATCGAGATGCTGTCAAGTTTTTTGTGACTGTGCCAG gtcaGGCGATGCCTCCTCCAGGTAGCGCAGATTCTGGCTCTGACGATCCTGCTTCCGAGTCCTCTGATACAGCAACGTCTGAGCCCAAAACATACCTGGTCATGAGTGGAGGAGAAGGTTATATCGACTTCAGAATTG gtGATGAAAGCAGCGAGTTGGACGGTTTATCCGAGTCGACAGGCAGCCAGCAGTCAGCACCCACCAAGGCCGAGCGGAGCCACCTCATCGTCTGGCAGGTCACCGCGACTcaagactga
- the spag9a gene encoding sperm associated antigen 9a isoform X3 has protein sequence MELEDGVVYQDDPGTSAMMSERVSGLANSIYREFERLIGKYDEDVVKELMPLVVAVLENLDSVFAENQEHEVELELLKEDNEQLITQYEREKALRKHAEEKFIEFEDTHEQEKKDLQNHVDRMESHSRQLELKIKNYADQIGRLEEREVELKKEYNSLHQRHSEMIHNYMEHVERIKMQQISETSESGAVGRVRRERPLSLGIFPSSGGASLIIPDSHARAETPGTEGWRFTDPSQPHSNTSLKQLDFVDPPKEREGKSAQDSTWGNSLADDCKEELSDFTGSKSATPMSTTASDMEKEDGNSKSTEVQAAPGTRSISVGLPEKEDSADVQDIIESTPELDMDLIGYKPHSTPTKGIENMAFDRNTDSLFEELSSAGTGLIGDVDEGADLLDLSLIGMGREVENLIQENSQLLETKNALNVVNKDLILKVDELTCEKEMLEGELEAVQQAKTKLEERNRELDEELKKVRLEVEEVRQKNKDEEDGDVPTAQRKRFTRVEMARVLMERNQYKERLMELQEAVRWTEMIRASRENPALTEKKKSSIWQFFSRLFSSSSAQTMKKVDSQSNMKYNAPGSLVKRSSTFSQFPTEKSKIFDFVNEGTEQCSSPSRKEQKKAQYRQVKAHMQKEDGRVTIHGWSLPNKNKVANGGQVENKMNLPVPVYLRPLDQSDASMKLWCAAGVNTSGGRTVYSSELTKQTKGSHSSLDQLEQDNKDQEKAEKELIIQDEMSSRVWVCMSTHSSTKVVVVDATQPSDQLDSFYACNTHVVCIASVPGVLDTDYPAGEEVPQDLEACQGDGVSLAGSVASVGSTGSDGAMTAEGVTAVPQTASSGVTDLPAEHSTMSGPVELSRETSPAEDGVPTAEEATEATEANTGVGDDGEEDQGVDLNQPGIYTEHVFTDPLGVGPTDSAPVETPRGSGQDGVTSLPEDLDMSEGDVLRMSSALPTMWLGAQNGCLYVHSSVARWRKCLHAIKLKDSILGIVHVKGRVLVALADGTLAIFHRGIDGQWDLTNYHLLDLGRPHHSIRCMTVVHDKVWCGYRNKIYVIQPKAMRIEKSFDAHPRKESQVRQLAWVGDGIWVSIRLDSTLRLFHAHTYQHLQDVDIEPYVSKMLGTGKLGFSFVRITALVVSCNRLWVGTGNGVIISIPLSEANKTMGIMPNRPGSAVRVYSDDTSDCGMPGSFVPYCSMAHAQLCFHGHRDAVKFFVTVPGQAMPPPGSADSGSDDPASESSDTATSEPKTYLVMSGGEGYIDFRIGDESSELDGLSESTGSQQSAPTKAERSHLIVWQVTATQD, from the exons ATGGAGCTAGAAGACGGAGTTGTGTACCAGGACGACCCGGGGACATCAGCGATGATGTCTGAGCGGGTATCGGGCCTGGCCAACTCCATCTACCGCGAGTTCGAGAGGCTTATCGGCAAATACGACGAGGATGTTGTGAAGGAGCTGATGCCGCTAGTTGTGGCCGTGCTGGAGAACCTGGACTCAGTGTTCGCGGAGAACCAGGAGCACGAAGTGGAGCTGGAGCTCCTGAAAGAGGACAACGAGCAGCTCATCACCCAGTACGAGCGGGAGAAAGCGCTGAGGAAACACGCGGAGGAG AAGTTCATAGAGTTTGAAGACACTCATGAACAAGAGAAGAAGGACCTGCAGAACCATGTGGACAGAATGGAGTCTCACTCTCGGCAGCTTGAACTCAAGATCAAGAACTACGCAGACCAGA TCGGCAGGTTAGAAGAACGCGAGGTGGAGCTCAAGAAGGAGTACAACTCCCTCCATCAGCGACACTCAGAG ATGATCCATAACTACATGGAGCATGTTGAGAGGATCAAAATGCAGCAGATAAGTGAGACTTCAGAGTCTGGTGCGGTCGGCCGAGTCAG GAGAGAGCGACCTCTTTCTTTAGGGATTTTCCCTTCATCTGGGGGGGCGTCGCTCATAATCCCAGATTCCCACGCTAGAGCAGAGACTCCGGGCACAGAGGGCTGGAGGTTCACGGATCCATCACAGCCACATTCCAACACTAGTCTCAAG CAGTTGGACTTTGTGGACCCCCCAAAGGAAAGGGAGGGTAAAAGTGCGCAGGACTCTACTTGGGGGAATTCACTGGCAGACGACTGCAAG GAGGAGCTATCAGACTTCACTGGCTCCAAGTCTGCAACACCAATGTCCACCACTGCCTCAGACATGGAGAAGGAGGATGGGAACAGTAAGAGCACGGAAGTGCAGGCCGCGCCCGGGACCAGATCCATATCTGTGG GTTTGCCTGAAAAAGAGGACAGTGCAGATGTTCAGGACATCATTGAGTCCACTCCTGAACTGGACATGGATCTAATTGGGTATAAACCCCACAG taCTCCCACTAAAGGCATTGAGAACATGGCATTTGACCGCAACACAGACTCTCTTTTTGAGGAGCTGTCGTCTGCAGGCACTGGGCTCATTGGGGATGTGGATGAAGGGGCCGATCTTCTAG ACCTTAGTTTGATTG GAATGGGTCGGGAGGTTGAAAATCTAATTCAGGAGAATTCACAACTTCTTGAGACAAA GAATGCGTTGAATGTGGTGAATAAAGACTTGATCCTGAAGGTGGATGAGTTGACCTGTGAGAAAGAGATGTTGGAGGGGGAGCTGGAGGCTGTGCAACAGGCCAAAACCAAGCTGGAGGAAAGAAACAGAGAGCTGGATGAAGAACTCAAAAA agtgcGATTAGAGGTGGAGGAagtgagacagaaaaacaaagatgaagaagat GGTGACGTACCGACAGCTCAGAGGAAACGCTTCACCAGAGTGGAAATGGCCAGAGTGTTGATGGAGAGGAATCAGTACAAGGAGCGGCTGATGGAGCTACAAGAAGCTGTGCGGTGGACTGAGATGATCAG GGCTtcaagagaaaatccagctctcacagaaaaaaagaaatccagcaTCTGGCAGTT CTTCAGCAGACTCTTTAGCTCCTCCAGTGCCCAAACCATGAAAAAAGTGGACTCCCAGTCCAACATGAAGTACAACGCTCCAGGCAGCCTGGTAAAGAGGAGCAGCACCTTCTCCCAGTTCCCCACAGAGAAGTCTAAGATTTTTGACTTCGTCAATGAAGG AACGGAACAGTGCAGCTCACCATCACGTAAGGAGCAGAAAAAAGCCCAGTATCGACAGGTCAAGGCCCACATGCAGAAGGAGGATGGACGGGTCACTATACATGGCTGGAGCCTGCCCAACAAAAACAAG GTGGCAAATGGAGGGCAGGTGGAAAACAAGATGAACCTACCAGTACCAGTTTACTTGAGACCTCTGGACCAAAGTGATGCTTCTATGAAG CTATGGTGTGCTGCAGGGGTCAACACGTCTGGAGGTCGGACAGTTTACTCTTCAGAGCTCACCAAGCAGACAAAGGGCTCTCACAGTAGCCTGGACCAGCTGGAACAAGACAATAAG GACCAGGAGAAAGCAGAGAAGGAGCTGATCATTCAGGATGAGATGTCTAGTAGAGTGTGGGTGTGCATGAGTACCCACTCCTCCACTAAGGTTGTGGTGGTAGACGCCACTCAGCCCTCGGACCAGCTTGACAGCTTCTACGCCTGCAATACACACGTTGTCTGCATTGCCAGTGTGCCAG GTGTGTTGGATACAGATTATCCAGCAGGGGAGGAGGTTCCCCAAGACCTGGAGGCTTGCCAAGGTGATGGTGTGTCACTGGCCGGCAGTGTGGCTAGTGTGGGCTCAACAGGCAGCGATGGTGCCATGACAGCAGAGGGTGTCACCGCCGTCCCTCAGACAGCCAGCTCAGGGGTCACTGACCTGCCAGCTGAGCACAGCACCATGTCAGGCCCAG TTGAGCTGTCCAGAGAGACCAGTCCAGCAGAAGACGGAGTTCCTACAGCAGAAGAGGCGACTGAAGCAACAGAGGCTAACACTGGTGTAGGcgatgatggagaggaggatCAGGGAGTCGATTTGAACCAGCCAGGGATCTACACTGAGCATGTGTTCACCGACCCGCTGGGTGTAGGCCCCACTGACTCAGCTCCTGTGGAAACACCGAG GGGATCTGGACAGGATGGTGTGACTTCCCTGCCAGAAGACTTGGACATGTCAGAGGGGGACGTCCTGAGGATGAGCAGCGCACTCCCAACCATGTGGCTGGGAGCTCAGAATGGATG TCTGTACGTGCACTCGTCTGTGGCTCGATGGAGAAAGTGTCTccatgccatcaagctgaaagACTCAATCCTCGGCATAGT ACACGTGAAAGGAAGGGTTTTGGTAGCTTTGGCTGATGGGACATTAGCGATTTTCCACAGAGGCATTG ACGGCCAGTGGGATCTCACGAACTATCACCTGTTGGATCTGGGCCGGCCCCATCACTCTATCCGCTGTATGACAGTGGTCCACGACAAAGTGTGGTGCGGCTACAGAAACAAGATCTATGTCATCCAGCCCAAAGCCATGAGGATAGAG AAGTCATTTGATGCTCATCCTCGTAAGGAGAGTCAGGTGCGTCAGCTGGCCTGGGTGGGAGACGGCATCTGGGTGTCTATCCGACTGGATTCTACTCTACGTTTGTTTCACGCACACACCTACCAGCACCTGCAAGATGTGGATATTGAGccctacgtcagcaagatgctGG GTACTGGTAAActgggtttttcttttgtgagaATCACAGCTTTGGTAGTATCCTGCAACCGACTGTGGGTGGGGACTGGAAATGGAGTCATCATCTCCATCCCACTGTCTGAAG CTAACAAGACAATGGGAATCATGCCAAATCGCCCTGGCAGTGCTGTACGGGTCTACAGTGATGACACTTCAGACTGCGGCATGCCAGGCAGCTTCGTGCCATACTGCTCCATGGCCCACGCCCAGTTGTGTTTCCATGGACATCGAGATGCTGTCAAGTTTTTTGTGACTGTGCCAG gtcaGGCGATGCCTCCTCCAGGTAGCGCAGATTCTGGCTCTGACGATCCTGCTTCCGAGTCCTCTGATACAGCAACGTCTGAGCCCAAAACATACCTGGTCATGAGTGGAGGAGAAGGTTATATCGACTTCAGAATTG gtGATGAAAGCAGCGAGTTGGACGGTTTATCCGAGTCGACAGGCAGCCAGCAGTCAGCACCCACCAAGGCCGAGCGGAGCCACCTCATCGTCTGGCAGGTCACCGCGACTcaagactga